Proteins from one Oncorhynchus tshawytscha isolate Ot180627B linkage group LG16, Otsh_v2.0, whole genome shotgun sequence genomic window:
- the LOC112258283 gene encoding helicase ARIP4-like isoform X2, with the protein MSDEETSGRHMMEPHCLNSEEEDENDGDDEDDVPEQGNGEGDYSERGKLHACYTLSGHPTHPSRRRSMLLLEESETFTDQPHSAPFSSENEAQGGDSARWQCTAPSTSPSGETPTHPSRPSSRPESQSPSRSLRETKKSSLSYSNKPAHMRRNIRMLLREHQLEAVTKAAQQEELERRQRLEQQRKEGHFPVPLLPEYTPGDQSVSASVAERDHVICLSTSYSSTNVCEDNSKALITEAHAPKQDVIELSSDEDDALQISSESTNEEEEDRSAAPEATGAHANDAVNQPDAQGRVLVNLNHPTEEADLFLSPQLARVVKPHQIGGIRFLYDNLVESLERYESSGGFGCILAHSMGLGKTLQVISFIDVVLRHTQAHTVLAIVPVNTLQNWLAEFNLWVPTFDALPMDVDPTQVSPRTFKVHILNDEHKTTTTRAKVISDWSRDGGVLLMGYEMYRLLSLKKSFVAGRKKSKKAQGPVVIDLDEEDRHQELLKGIEKALSRPGPDLVICDEGHRIKNCHASTSQALKNIRTRRRVVLTGYPLQNNLIEYWCMVDFVRPDFLGTRQEFSNMFERPILNGQCVDSTPQDVQLMRYRSHVLHSLLEGFVQRRGHDVLRDQLPSKDEHVILVRLSPLQRALYTEFMNRFREAGNSGWLSLNPLKAFCVCCKIWNHTDVLYEALQKENLANEQDLDLDDITNSHARCPAPNQKGKTPEDPNSIGGLSLNALQEKANQVITYEWAKEIMSDYKPGILENSAKMVLLFHLIDESVRKGDKILVFSQSLSTLSVIEEFLAKRPIPAGSAREGHNQNWLRNHNYYRLDGSTSASERERLINQFNDPSNTSTLVFLLSTRAGCLGVNLIGANRVVVFDASWNPCHDAQAVCRVYRYGQKKPCHIFRLVCDFTLEKKIYDRQISKQGMSDRVVDDLNPMLSFTRREVESLLHFVEEEPDVSQVQLQSRQEMEASIRQACQLYPHLVTKQPFHHDSLLVDRREMKLTKAEKKAAKKSYEDEKRASVPYTRPSYAHYYPASDQSLTNIPAFSQRNWRPPPRQDEKPMASVRPVQSTPIPMLPRQASHASASTADSDSSSGFPVNYLQKAGVFVQKIVTTTDIVIPGTNSSTDVKARISAGESIHVIRGTKGTYIRTCDGRIFAIRAASKLKAGEENSAVAPKNTQKASEDSANGTSGCVTRPLSPDSPEILSELQRYTAAAGNKIQQQQASKALSAGSLETALAESTNGSSVTSHAKPWGETTAQPNTDSTAALDLKGTKRKASTPTADEWADNKQLAPGKRTSAPLPPRGFPFTRGYGLPPMGLNPAMLGSIEQPLFMGAGSPYFQPHSQMGDPCLMFPMTSDPFGLGEGTLTSSSSRSSSSTTTSSSSAASDSASLAPFMLGAGMAGMLPPDFPMSYGQSVGMYPSSLLPGGLPAATPGPAGSSFLSHFPSSGLMGAGLGRSDAHGSAENAGSSSDSDDDDVIEVTGQ; encoded by the exons acCAGCCTCATAGCGCTCCCTTCAGCTCGGAGAATGAAGCGCAGGGAGGGGACTCTGCGAGATGGCAGTGCACCGCCCCATCTACCTCACCCTCGGGGGAGACGCCGACCCACCCCTCTCGACCGTCCTCACGGCCCGAGAGCCAAAGCCCCTCGCGGTCCCTGAGGGAAACCAAAAAGAGCTCCCTCTCCTACTCCAACAAACCCGCACACATGAGGAGGAACATCAG AATGCTGTTGAGGGAGCACCAGTTGGAGGCGGTGACCAAAGCTGCCCAGCAGGAGGAGCTAGAGAGGCGGCAGAGGCTGGAGCAGCAGAGGAAGGAAGGGCACTTCCCCGTTCCACTGCTACCAGAGTACACTccag GAGATCAGAGTGTGTCTGCTAGCGTGGCCGAACGGGACCATGTGATATGCCTGAGCACCAGTTACAGCAGCACTAATGTCTGCGAGGACAACTCCAAGGCTCTGATCACAGAAGCACACGCCCCAAAACAAG ACGTGATCGAGCTGAGCTCCGACGAGGACGACGCCCTACAGATCAGCAGCGAGTCCaccaatgaggaggaggaggaccggTCGGCGGCACCCGAGGCGACCGGCGCCCACGCAAACGACGCTGTGAACCAACCGGACGCCCAGGGGCGTGTCTTGGTCAACCTGAACCACCCAACCGAGGAGGCagacctgttcctctcccctcaGCTGGCCCGGGTCGTCAAACCTCATCAG ATTGGTGGGATCCGTTTCCTCTATGACAACCTGGTTGAGTCTCTGGAGCGCTATGAGAGCAGTGGTGGCTTCGGCTGTATCCTGGCCCACAGCATGGGCCTGGGCAAGACCCTGCAGGTCATCTCCTTCATAGACGTTGTGCTCAGACACACCCAGGCCCACACTGTGCTCGCCATCGTGCCT gtCAACACGCTACAGAACTGGCTGGCCGAGTTTAACCTCTGGGTCCCGACCTTTGATGCGCTACCCATGGACGTGGACCCCACCCAGGTCTCCCCGCGCACCTTCAAGGTCCACATCCTGAACGACGAGCACAA AACCACGACCACCAGAGCGAAGGTGATCTCTGACTGGTCGCGGGACGGCGGCGTGCTCCTGATGGGATATGAGATGTATCGCCTGCTGTCCCTGAAGAAGAGCTTTGTGGCGGGCCGGAAGAAGTCCAAGAAGGCCCAAGGACCGGTGGTCATCGACCTGGACGAAGAGGACCGGCATCAGGAGCTCCTCAAAG GCATAGAGAAGGCCCTGTCTCGCCCCGGCCCGGACTTGGTGATCTGTGACGAGGGCCACCGCATTAAGAACTGCCACGCCAGCACCTCGCAGGCCCTGAAGAACATCCGTACCCGGCGGCGTGTGGTCCTCACGGGGTACCCCCTCCAGAACAACCTGATAGAGTACTGGTGCATGGTGGACTTTGTCAGGCCTGACTTCCTGGGCACCAGGCAGGAGTTCAGTAACATGTTTGAGAGGCCCATTCTGAACGGGCAGTGTGTGGACAGCACGCCGCAGGACGTCCAACTGATGAGATACCGAAGTCATGTCCTCCATAGCCTGCTGGAGGGCTTTGTCCAGAG GCGTGGTCACGACGTGTTGAGAGACCAGCTCCCCTCCAAGGATGAGCACGTGATACTGGTGCGACTGTCGCCCCTGCAGAGGGCCCTCTACACAGAGTTTATGAACCGCTTCAGAGAGGCAGGCAACAGTGGCTGGCTCAGCCTCAACCCACTCAAGGCCTTCTGCGTCTgctgcaag ATCTGGAACCACACAGACGTGCTGTACGAGGCACTGCAGAAGGAGAATCTGGCCAATGAGCAGGACCTGGACCTGGATGACATCACCAACAGCCACGCCCGCTGCCCCGCCCCCAACCAGAAGGGCAAGACTCCGGAGGACCCCAACAGCATCGGAGGGCTGAGTCTCAACGCTCTGCAGGAGAAGGCCAATCAGGTCATCACCTACGAATGG GCGAAGGAGATCATGTCTGACTATAAGCCAGGGATTTTGGAGAACTCTGCTAAGATGGTCCTGCTGTTCCACCTGATCGATGAGAGCGTCAGGAAGGGAGACAAGATCTTGGTCTTCAG CCAGAGTTTGTCCACCCTCTCGGTCATCGAGGAGTTCTTGGCCAAGAGGCCCATACCGGCGGGCAGTGCCAGAGAGGGCCACAACCAAAACTGGCTCCGTAACCACAACTACTACC GACTGGATGGGAGCACGTCtgcctccgagagagagagactcatcaaCCAGTTCAACGACCCGTCCAACACCTCCACTTTGGTCTTTCTGCTTTCCACCAG GGCTGGCTGCCTGGGGGTAAACCTGATCGGGGCTAACCGCGTGGTGGTTTTCGATGCCTCCTGGAACCCCTGTCACGACGCCCAGGCTGTGTGTAGAGTATACCGCTACGGCCAGAAGAAACCCTGCCACATCTTCCGCCTGGTCTGTGACTTCACCCTGGAGAAGAAGATCTACGACCGACAGATCTCCAAGCAGGGCATGTCTG ACCGAGTGGTGGATGACCTGAACCCCATGCTGTCGTTCACACGGCGGGAGGTGGAGTCTCTGCTGCACTTTGTGGAGGAGGAGCCTGACGTGTCACAGGTGCAGCTGCAGTCCCGCCAGGAGATGGAGGCGAGCATCAGACAGGCCTGCCAGCTCTACCCTCACTTAGTCACCAAG CAACCCTTCCACCACGATTCTCTCCTGGTGGACCGGCGGGAGATGAAGCTCACCAAAGCAGAGAAGAAGGCTGCCAAAAAGAGCTACGAGGACGAGAAGCGTGCGTCGGTGCCCTACACGCGGCCCTCTTACGCCCACTACTACCCCGCCAGCGACCAGAGCCTCACCAACATCCCTGCCTTCAGCCAGCGCAACTG GCGCCCACCCCCTCGCCAGGATGAGAAGCCCATGGCCAGCGTCCGCCCCGTTCAGTCAACTCCAATTCCCATGTTGCCTCGCCAGGCGTCTCATGCCTCCGCCTCCACGGCAGACTCCGACTCCAGCTCGGGCTTTCCCGTCAACTACCTGCAGAAGGCAGGCGTCTTCGTCCAGAAGATCGTCACCACCACAGATATCGTGATACCAGGAACCAACAGTTCAACTGATGTCAAGGCCAGGATCAGTGCAGGAGAGAGCATCCACGTCATCAGAGGAACTAAAGGGACCTACATCAGAACCTGTGACGGGAGGATCTTTGCCATCCGTGCTGCAAGCAAGCTCAAGGCAGGGGAGGAGAACTCAGCCGTTGCACCCAAAA ACACCCAGAAGGCATCGGAGGACTCGGCGAACGGCACCAGCGGCTGTGTGACTCGCCCGCTCTCCCCTGACAGCCCCGAGATCCTGAGCGAGCTCCAGAGGTACACAGCTGCAGCCGGAAACAAGATCCAGCAGCAGCAGGCCTCCAAGGCTCTGTCTGCAGGATCCTTGGAGACGGCGCTGGCAGAGAGCACCAATGGCAGCAGCGTGACCAGCCATGCCAAGCCCTGGGGAGAGACCACGGCCCAGCCCAACACAGACTCCACGGCCGCCCTGGACCTGAAGGGCACCAAGCGCAAAGCCTCCACCCCGACTGCCGACGAATGGGCCGACAACAAGCAGCTGGCCCCCGGCAAGCGCACCTCGGCCCCGTTGCCCCCCCGGGGCTTTCCCTTCACCAGGGGTTACGGCCTCCCGCCCATGGGCCTCAACCCGGCCATGCTGGGTTCCATTGAGCAACCCCTTTTCATGGGAGCTGGCTCGCCCTACTTCCAGCCCCACAGCCAGATGGGTGACCCCTGTCTCATGTTCcccatgacctctgaccccttcGGCCTGGGTGAAGGCACCCTAACTAGCTCCTCCTCCAggtcttcctcctccaccactaccagcTCCTCCTCGGCTGCCTCTGACTCGGCCTCCCTGGCTCCCTTCATGCTGGGTGCTGGTATGGCTGGCATGCTGCCCCCAGATTTCCCCATGTCCTACGGCCAGTCCGTGGGCATGTACCCTAGCTCGCTGCTCCCTGGGGGGCTCCCGGCCGCCACCCCAGGCCCCGCTGGCTCCAGCTTCCTCTCCCACTTCCCCTCCTCTGGCCTGATGGGGGCGGGGCTGGGTCGCTCTGATGCCCACGGCTCGGCAGAGAACGCTGGTAGTAGCTCAGACAGCGATGACGATGATGTCATTGAGGTGACTGGACAATGA
- the LOC112258283 gene encoding helicase ARIP4-like isoform X6, whose product MRRNIRMLLREHQLEAVTKAAQQEELERRQRLEQQRKEGHFPVPLLPEYTPGDQSVSASVAERDHVICLSTSYSSTNVCEDNSKALITEAHAPKQDVIELSSDEDDALQISSESTNEEEEDRSAAPEATGAHANDAVNQPDAQGRVLVNLNHPTEEADLFLSPQLARVVKPHQIGGIRFLYDNLVESLERYESSGGFGCILAHSMGLGKTLQVISFIDVVLRHTQAHTVLAIVPVNTLQNWLAEFNLWVPTFDALPMDVDPTQVSPRTFKVHILNDEHKTTTTRAKVISDWSRDGGVLLMGYEMYRLLSLKKSFVAGRKKSKKAQGPVVIDLDEEDRHQELLKGIEKALSRPGPDLVICDEGHRIKNCHASTSQALKNIRTRRRVVLTGYPLQNNLIEYWCMVDFVRPDFLGTRQEFSNMFERPILNGQCVDSTPQDVQLMRYRSHVLHSLLEGFVQRRGHDVLRDQLPSKDEHVILVRLSPLQRALYTEFMNRFREAGNSGWLSLNPLKAFCVCCKIWNHTDVLYEALQKENLANEQDLDLDDITNSHARCPAPNQKGKTPEDPNSIGGLSLNALQEKANQVITYEWAKEIMSDYKPGILENSAKMVLLFHLIDESVRKGDKILVFSQSLSTLSVIEEFLAKRPIPAGSAREGHNQNWLRNHNYYRLDGSTSASERERLINQFNDPSNTSTLVFLLSTRAGCLGVNLIGANRVVVFDASWNPCHDAQAVCRVYRYGQKKPCHIFRLVCDFTLEKKIYDRQISKQGMSDRVVDDLNPMLSFTRREVESLLHFVEEEPDVSQVQLQSRQEMEASIRQACQLYPHLVTKQPFHHDSLLVDRREMKLTKAEKKAAKKSYEDEKRASVPYTRPSYAHYYPASDQSLTNIPAFSQRNWRPPPRQDEKPMASVRPVQSTPIPMLPRQASHASASTADSDSSSGFPVNYLQKAGVFVQKIVTTTDIVIPGTNSSTDVKARISAGESIHVIRGTKGTYIRTCDGRIFAIRAASKLKAGEENSAVAPKSSNPNSTLNTQKASEDSANGTSGCVTRPLSPDSPEILSELQRYTAAAGNKIQQQQASKALSAGSLETALAESTNGSSVTSHAKPWGETTAQPNTDSTAALDLKGTKRKASTPTADEWADNKQLAPGKRTSAPLPPRGFPFTRGYGLPPMGLNPAMLGSIEQPLFMGAGSPYFQPHSQMGDPCLMFPMTSDPFGLGEGTLTSSSSRSSSSTTTSSSSAASDSASLAPFMLGAGMAGMLPPDFPMSYGQSVGMYPSSLLPGGLPAATPGPAGSSFLSHFPSSGLMGAGLGRSDAHGSAENAGSSSDSDDDDVIEVTGQ is encoded by the exons ATGAGGAGGAACATCAG AATGCTGTTGAGGGAGCACCAGTTGGAGGCGGTGACCAAAGCTGCCCAGCAGGAGGAGCTAGAGAGGCGGCAGAGGCTGGAGCAGCAGAGGAAGGAAGGGCACTTCCCCGTTCCACTGCTACCAGAGTACACTccag GAGATCAGAGTGTGTCTGCTAGCGTGGCCGAACGGGACCATGTGATATGCCTGAGCACCAGTTACAGCAGCACTAATGTCTGCGAGGACAACTCCAAGGCTCTGATCACAGAAGCACACGCCCCAAAACAAG ACGTGATCGAGCTGAGCTCCGACGAGGACGACGCCCTACAGATCAGCAGCGAGTCCaccaatgaggaggaggaggaccggTCGGCGGCACCCGAGGCGACCGGCGCCCACGCAAACGACGCTGTGAACCAACCGGACGCCCAGGGGCGTGTCTTGGTCAACCTGAACCACCCAACCGAGGAGGCagacctgttcctctcccctcaGCTGGCCCGGGTCGTCAAACCTCATCAG ATTGGTGGGATCCGTTTCCTCTATGACAACCTGGTTGAGTCTCTGGAGCGCTATGAGAGCAGTGGTGGCTTCGGCTGTATCCTGGCCCACAGCATGGGCCTGGGCAAGACCCTGCAGGTCATCTCCTTCATAGACGTTGTGCTCAGACACACCCAGGCCCACACTGTGCTCGCCATCGTGCCT gtCAACACGCTACAGAACTGGCTGGCCGAGTTTAACCTCTGGGTCCCGACCTTTGATGCGCTACCCATGGACGTGGACCCCACCCAGGTCTCCCCGCGCACCTTCAAGGTCCACATCCTGAACGACGAGCACAA AACCACGACCACCAGAGCGAAGGTGATCTCTGACTGGTCGCGGGACGGCGGCGTGCTCCTGATGGGATATGAGATGTATCGCCTGCTGTCCCTGAAGAAGAGCTTTGTGGCGGGCCGGAAGAAGTCCAAGAAGGCCCAAGGACCGGTGGTCATCGACCTGGACGAAGAGGACCGGCATCAGGAGCTCCTCAAAG GCATAGAGAAGGCCCTGTCTCGCCCCGGCCCGGACTTGGTGATCTGTGACGAGGGCCACCGCATTAAGAACTGCCACGCCAGCACCTCGCAGGCCCTGAAGAACATCCGTACCCGGCGGCGTGTGGTCCTCACGGGGTACCCCCTCCAGAACAACCTGATAGAGTACTGGTGCATGGTGGACTTTGTCAGGCCTGACTTCCTGGGCACCAGGCAGGAGTTCAGTAACATGTTTGAGAGGCCCATTCTGAACGGGCAGTGTGTGGACAGCACGCCGCAGGACGTCCAACTGATGAGATACCGAAGTCATGTCCTCCATAGCCTGCTGGAGGGCTTTGTCCAGAG GCGTGGTCACGACGTGTTGAGAGACCAGCTCCCCTCCAAGGATGAGCACGTGATACTGGTGCGACTGTCGCCCCTGCAGAGGGCCCTCTACACAGAGTTTATGAACCGCTTCAGAGAGGCAGGCAACAGTGGCTGGCTCAGCCTCAACCCACTCAAGGCCTTCTGCGTCTgctgcaag ATCTGGAACCACACAGACGTGCTGTACGAGGCACTGCAGAAGGAGAATCTGGCCAATGAGCAGGACCTGGACCTGGATGACATCACCAACAGCCACGCCCGCTGCCCCGCCCCCAACCAGAAGGGCAAGACTCCGGAGGACCCCAACAGCATCGGAGGGCTGAGTCTCAACGCTCTGCAGGAGAAGGCCAATCAGGTCATCACCTACGAATGG GCGAAGGAGATCATGTCTGACTATAAGCCAGGGATTTTGGAGAACTCTGCTAAGATGGTCCTGCTGTTCCACCTGATCGATGAGAGCGTCAGGAAGGGAGACAAGATCTTGGTCTTCAG CCAGAGTTTGTCCACCCTCTCGGTCATCGAGGAGTTCTTGGCCAAGAGGCCCATACCGGCGGGCAGTGCCAGAGAGGGCCACAACCAAAACTGGCTCCGTAACCACAACTACTACC GACTGGATGGGAGCACGTCtgcctccgagagagagagactcatcaaCCAGTTCAACGACCCGTCCAACACCTCCACTTTGGTCTTTCTGCTTTCCACCAG GGCTGGCTGCCTGGGGGTAAACCTGATCGGGGCTAACCGCGTGGTGGTTTTCGATGCCTCCTGGAACCCCTGTCACGACGCCCAGGCTGTGTGTAGAGTATACCGCTACGGCCAGAAGAAACCCTGCCACATCTTCCGCCTGGTCTGTGACTTCACCCTGGAGAAGAAGATCTACGACCGACAGATCTCCAAGCAGGGCATGTCTG ACCGAGTGGTGGATGACCTGAACCCCATGCTGTCGTTCACACGGCGGGAGGTGGAGTCTCTGCTGCACTTTGTGGAGGAGGAGCCTGACGTGTCACAGGTGCAGCTGCAGTCCCGCCAGGAGATGGAGGCGAGCATCAGACAGGCCTGCCAGCTCTACCCTCACTTAGTCACCAAG CAACCCTTCCACCACGATTCTCTCCTGGTGGACCGGCGGGAGATGAAGCTCACCAAAGCAGAGAAGAAGGCTGCCAAAAAGAGCTACGAGGACGAGAAGCGTGCGTCGGTGCCCTACACGCGGCCCTCTTACGCCCACTACTACCCCGCCAGCGACCAGAGCCTCACCAACATCCCTGCCTTCAGCCAGCGCAACTG GCGCCCACCCCCTCGCCAGGATGAGAAGCCCATGGCCAGCGTCCGCCCCGTTCAGTCAACTCCAATTCCCATGTTGCCTCGCCAGGCGTCTCATGCCTCCGCCTCCACGGCAGACTCCGACTCCAGCTCGGGCTTTCCCGTCAACTACCTGCAGAAGGCAGGCGTCTTCGTCCAGAAGATCGTCACCACCACAGATATCGTGATACCAGGAACCAACAGTTCAACTGATGTCAAGGCCAGGATCAGTGCAGGAGAGAGCATCCACGTCATCAGAGGAACTAAAGGGACCTACATCAGAACCTGTGACGGGAGGATCTTTGCCATCCGTGCTGCAAGCAAGCTCAAGGCAGGGGAGGAGAACTCAGCCGTTGCACCCAAAAGTAGCAATCCCAACTCAACTCTTA ACACCCAGAAGGCATCGGAGGACTCGGCGAACGGCACCAGCGGCTGTGTGACTCGCCCGCTCTCCCCTGACAGCCCCGAGATCCTGAGCGAGCTCCAGAGGTACACAGCTGCAGCCGGAAACAAGATCCAGCAGCAGCAGGCCTCCAAGGCTCTGTCTGCAGGATCCTTGGAGACGGCGCTGGCAGAGAGCACCAATGGCAGCAGCGTGACCAGCCATGCCAAGCCCTGGGGAGAGACCACGGCCCAGCCCAACACAGACTCCACGGCCGCCCTGGACCTGAAGGGCACCAAGCGCAAAGCCTCCACCCCGACTGCCGACGAATGGGCCGACAACAAGCAGCTGGCCCCCGGCAAGCGCACCTCGGCCCCGTTGCCCCCCCGGGGCTTTCCCTTCACCAGGGGTTACGGCCTCCCGCCCATGGGCCTCAACCCGGCCATGCTGGGTTCCATTGAGCAACCCCTTTTCATGGGAGCTGGCTCGCCCTACTTCCAGCCCCACAGCCAGATGGGTGACCCCTGTCTCATGTTCcccatgacctctgaccccttcGGCCTGGGTGAAGGCACCCTAACTAGCTCCTCCTCCAggtcttcctcctccaccactaccagcTCCTCCTCGGCTGCCTCTGACTCGGCCTCCCTGGCTCCCTTCATGCTGGGTGCTGGTATGGCTGGCATGCTGCCCCCAGATTTCCCCATGTCCTACGGCCAGTCCGTGGGCATGTACCCTAGCTCGCTGCTCCCTGGGGGGCTCCCGGCCGCCACCCCAGGCCCCGCTGGCTCCAGCTTCCTCTCCCACTTCCCCTCCTCTGGCCTGATGGGGGCGGGGCTGGGTCGCTCTGATGCCCACGGCTCGGCAGAGAACGCTGGTAGTAGCTCAGACAGCGATGACGATGATGTCATTGAGGTGACTGGACAATGA